A window from Gasterosteus aculeatus chromosome 14, fGasAcu3.hap1.1, whole genome shotgun sequence encodes these proteins:
- the rapgef1b gene encoding rap guanine nucleotide exchange factor 1b isoform X1 produces MGNISWRSQVSSEDTDSSLQGDLDEDSDSQRSHLSSFTMKLMDKFHSPKIKRTPSKKGKQLQPEPAAKSAEKPANKKVSRLEEHEKEVVSALRYFKTIVDKMVVEKKVLEMLPGSASKVLEAILPLVQVEARIQHSSALSSCHNRVYQSLANLIRWADQVMLDGIDLEDKENVASVTSVIKAVLDGVKELVKLTIEKQEQPSPTTPNKPAPPAIAAESASSEKPSIDREQEVSKKTAPAAAPAVAATDVPDEDVAPPKPPLPEAKMAELRAQLSADAGQRRPSQKENPPPALPPKKRQSAPSPTRVAVVAPMSRGSSLPCSVHRQQQDYEQEFLQRRFSGGSQSYGGDSPRLSPCSSMGKLSKSDEQLSSMEQDSGQCSRNTSCETLDNTETYDPDYDFLHQDLSAGENLPPIPVGGCLSPLPESHSESSSPVPGQHPSHPRFSAPPSQQQQQPEYWTPQPNQPNPLRSCRVSAPPALPQKKRRSTQNSPFPDAGSRVLYERYPSQYDNMSEEELHPTPPFPLFTPISPMPQTNGGVFVAHYIAGEHADVPSSPPPLPEKKSRHILQYMQFVEDYSEPQPSMFYQMPQSESIYEQRNKRFQEVYGFNDSFSSTDSVHEPVLPPALPPKQRQLASHSSSPSSSSSSSLSCHLQPSVAAMEEAGSALGLSMSVSNSYLIGQASLITPTSLDQVALTNATVLDGGGDGPSGSLAGSLGSVAVCLPSESPLTDSLHASASECANDEAGEGEYVNLYSSSRANGELPLSLRETITADDVLQDPAPQMPSTNSKEALDKDRRQKTTESAGSDEEDVDELSLIDHKEIMSRITLKQENDDGPDVRAGSGDILLVHATETDRKDLVLYCEAFLTTYRTFITPEDLIKKLHYRYTRFCHSPDTFKKRVSKNTFFVLVRVVDELCLVELTEDILKQLMDLVFTLVCNGELSLARVLRKNILDKVEQRKLLRYTNSLKPLAARGVSARPGTLHDFRSHEIADQLTLLDAELFYKIEIPEVLLWAKEQNEEKSPNLTQFTEHFNNMSYWVRSLIIQQEKAQDREKLLLKFIKIMKHLRKLNNFNSYLAILSALDSAPIRRLEWQKQTSEGLEEYCTLIDSSSSFRAYRAALAEVEPPCIPYLGLILQDLTFVHLGNPDLIDGKVNFSKRWQQFNILDSMRRFQQVHYDLKRNEDIVCFFNDFSDHLAEEALWELSLKIKPRNITRRKTDREEKT; encoded by the exons ACTCGCAGCGGTCCCACTTGTCCTCTTTCACCATGAAACTGATGGACAAGTTCCACTCTCCCAAGATCAAGAGGACGCCATCCAAGAAGGGCAAGCAGCTGCAGCCGGAGCCAGCCGCCAAGAGTGCCGAAAAACCCGCAAacaag AAGGTCAGCCGGCTGGAGGAGCACGAGAAGGAGGTGGTCAGCGCCCTGCGCTACTTCAAGACCATCGTGGACAAAATGGTCGTGGAGAAGAAGGTGCTTGAGATGCTTCCCGGCTCGGCCAGCAAGGTGCTGGAAGCCATCCTGCCTCTGGTTCAGGTGGAGGCGCGGATACAGCACAG TTCGGCGCTCTCTTCCTGCCATAACCGGGTGTACCAGAGCCTGGCCAACCTCATCCGTTGGGCGGACCAGGTGATGCTGGATGGCATCgacctggaggacaaggagaacGTGGCGTCCGTCACCAGCGTCATCAAAGCCGTCCTGGATGGAGTCAAG GAATTGGTGAAGCTGACCATAGAGAAGCAGGAGCAGCCGTCACCCACCACCCCGAACAAACCGGCACCACCTGCCATCGCGGCGGAGAG CGCGTCGTCGGAGAAGCCCTCGATCGATCGGGAGCAGGAGGTCTCGAAAAAGACGGCTCCGGCAGCGGCTCCCGCAGTGGCTGCCACGGACGTGCCAGATGAGGACGTGGCCCCTCCCAAACCCCCCCTTCCAGAAGCCAAAATGGCAGAGCTCAG AGCACAGTTGAGTGCTGACGCTGGCCAAAGGAGACCCTCTCAGAAGGAGAA ccctccgccagctctcccccCTAAGAAGCGCCAGTCGGCCCCTTCGCCGACCCGGGTCGCCGTGGTCGCCCCGATGAGCCGCGGCTCCAGCCTGCCTTGCAGCGTCCACAGACAG CAGCAGGACTATGAGCAGGAGTTCCTCCAGAGGCGTTTCTCTGGAGGGAGCCAGTCCTACGGGGGGGATTCCCCGCGCCTCTCTCCGTGCAGCAGCATGGGGAAACTTAGTAAGTCTGACGAACAGCTCTCGTCCATGGAGCAGGACAGCGGTCAGTGTTCTCGTAACACCAGCTGTGAGACGCTAG ACAACACGGAGACTTACGACCCGGATTACGACTTCCTCCACCAGGACTTGTCAGCTGGGGAAaacctcccccccatccccgtGGGAGGGTGCCTGAGCCCCCTGCCCGAGTCGCACAGCGAGTCCTCCTCCCCGGTCCCCGGACAGCATCCCTCGCATCCCCGCTTCAGTGCCCCCccctcgcagcagcagcagcagccagaatACTGGACCCCGCAGCCCAATCAACCCAACCCCTTACGCTCCTGCCGCGTCAGCgcgccccccgccctcccccagaAGAAGCGGCGCAGCACCCAGAACTCGCCGTTCCCCGACGCGGGCTCCAGGGTGCTGTACGAGCGCTACCCCTCCCAATATGACAACATGTCGGAAGAGGAGCTGCACCCCACGCCGCCATTCCCCCTTTTCACGCCCATCTCCCCCATGCCCCAGACCAACGGGGGCGTGTTCGTCGCCCACTACATCGCCGGCGAGCATGCGGACGTCCCCAGCAGCCCGCCTCCGCTGCcggaaaagaaaagcagacaca TTCTCCAGTACATGCAGTTTGTGGAAGACTACTCGGAGCCGCAGCCCTCCATGTTCTACCAGATGCCGCAGAGCGAGAGCATCTACGAGCAGCGCAACAAGCGCTTCCAGGAGGTCTACGGCTTCAACGACTCCTTCAGCAGCACCGACTCGGTCCACGAGCCGGTGCTGCCCCCGGCGTTGCCCCCGAAACAAAGGCAGCTG GCCTCccactcttcctccccctcttcctcctcctcctcttccctctcctGCCACCTCCAGCCGTCTGTAGCGGCCATGGAGGAGGCGGGCTCTGCGCTGGGCCTCAGCATGTCCGTTTCTAACTCCTACCTGATTGGCCAAGCTTCTTTGATCACACCCACG AGCTTGGACCAGGTTGCGTTGACCAACGCCACCGTCCTGGATGGCGGTGGGGACGGGCCCAGCGGTTCCCTGGCCGGCTCGCTGGGCTCCGTGGCCGTCTGTCTTCCTTCCGAGTCGCCTCTCACTGACTCGCTCCACGCCTCAGCG AGCGAGTGCGCAAACGACGAGGCCGGGGAGGGGGAGTACGTCAACTTGTACTCGTCCAGCCGGGCCAACGGGGAgctgcctctctccctccga GAAACGATCACAGCGGACGACGTACTTCAAGACCCCGCCCCTCAAATGCCGTCCACCAATAGCAAAGAGGCTTTGGACAAGGATAG GAGGCAGAAGACAACAGAGTCGGCAGGGAGCGACGAGGAAGACGTGGACGAGCTCTCCCTCATAGACCACAAGGAGATCATGAGCAGGATAACACTAAAACAGGAA AACGACGACGGCCCCGACGTCCGTGCGGGATCAGGAGACATTCTGTTAGTCCACGCGACAGAAACGGACCGCAAAG ATCTCGTTTTGTACTGTGAAGCCTTTCTGACGACTTATAGGACTTTTATAACCCCCGAGGACCTCATTAAGAAGCTACACTACAG ATACACCAGGTTCTGCCACAGTCCGGACACCTTCAAGAAGCGCGTCAGCAAGAACACTTTCTTTGTGCTGGTTCGTGTGGTGGATGAGCTGTG CCTGGTGGAGCTGACGGAGGACATCTTGAAACAGCTGATGGACCTGGTGTTTACGCTGGTGTGCAACGGCGAGCTCAGCCTCGCCCGCGTGCTCCGCAAGAACATCCTGGATAAGGTGGAGCAGAGGAAGCTGCTGCGCTACACCAACTCGCTCAAGCCGCTCGCCGCCCGAGGGGTCTCCGCAAG GCCCGGCACGCTCCACGACTTCCGCAGTCACGAGATTGCGGATCAGCTCACTCTTCTCGATGCCGAACTCTTCTATAAGATCGAG ATTCCCGAGGTGCTGCTCTGGGCCAAGGAGCAGAATGAGGAGAAGAGTCCCAACCTGACCCAGTTCACGGAGCACTTTAACAACATGAGCTACTG GGTCCGCTCGTTGATAATTCAGCAGGAGAAAGCTCAGGACCGAGAGAAGCTGCTTCTCAAGTTCATAAAGATAATGAAG CACTTAAGAAAGTTGAATAATTTCAACTCCTACCTAGCGATTCTGTCCGCTCTGGACTCGGCCCCCATCCGGAGATTGGAGTGGCAGAAGCAGACGTCAGAG GGACTGGAGGAATATTGCACGTTGATTGACAGCTCCTCGTCGTTCAGAGCGTACCGAGCTGCTCTGGCTGAGGTGGAGCCCCCGTGCATCCCCTACCT GGGTCTCATTCTGCAGGACTTGACCTTCGTCCACCTGGGGAACCCTGACCTCATCGACGGGAAGGTCAACTTCTCCAAACGCTGGCAGCAGTTCAACATTCTGGACAGCATGCGGCGCTTCCAGCAAGT GCACTATGACCTGAAGCGCAACGAGGACATTGTCTGTTTCTTCAACGACTTCAGTGACCACCTGGCGGAGGAGGCCCTGTGGGAGCTGTCGCTAAAGATCAAGCCCAGGAACATCACCAGGCGCAAGACGGACCGCGAGGAGAAGACCTAG
- the rapgef1b gene encoding rap guanine nucleotide exchange factor 1b isoform X4, which translates to MGNISWRSQVSSEDTDSSLQGDLDEDSDSQRSHLSSFTMKLMDKFHSPKIKRTPSKKGKQLQPEPAAKSAEKPANKKVSRLEEHEKEVVSALRYFKTIVDKMVVEKKVLEMLPGSASKVLEAILPLVQVEARIQHSSALSSCHNRVYQSLANLIRWADQVMLDGIDLEDKENVASVTSVIKAVLDGVKELVKLTIEKQEQPSPTTPNKPAPPAIAAESASSEKPSIDREQEVSKKTAPAAAPAVAATDVPDEDVAPPKPPLPEAKMAELSPPPALPPKKRQSAPSPTRVAVVAPMSRGSSLPCSVHRQQQDYEQEFLQRRFSGGSQSYGGDSPRLSPCSSMGKLSKSDEQLSSMEQDSGQCSRNTSCETLDNTETYDPDYDFLHQDLSAGENLPPIPVGGCLSPLPESHSESSSPVPGQHPSHPRFSAPPSQQQQQPEYWTPQPNQPNPLRSCRVSAPPALPQKKRRSTQNSPFPDAGSRVLYERYPSQYDNMSEEELHPTPPFPLFTPISPMPQTNGGVFVAHYIAGEHADVPSSPPPLPEKKSRHILQYMQFVEDYSEPQPSMFYQMPQSESIYEQRNKRFQEVYGFNDSFSSTDSVHEPVLPPALPPKQRQLASHSSSPSSSSSSSLSCHLQPSVAAMEEAGSALGLSMSVSNSYLIGQASLITPTSLDQVALTNATVLDGGGDGPSGSLAGSLGSVAVCLPSESPLTDSLHASASECANDEAGEGEYVNLYSSSRANGELPLSLRETITADDVLQDPAPQMPSTNSKEALDKDRRQKTTESAGSDEEDVDELSLIDHKEIMSRITLKQENDDGPDVRAGSGDILLVHATETDRKDLVLYCEAFLTTYRTFITPEDLIKKLHYRYTRFCHSPDTFKKRVSKNTFFVLVRVVDELCLVELTEDILKQLMDLVFTLVCNGELSLARVLRKNILDKVEQRKLLRYTNSLKPLAARGVSARPGTLHDFRSHEIADQLTLLDAELFYKIEIPEVLLWAKEQNEEKSPNLTQFTEHFNNMSYWVRSLIIQQEKAQDREKLLLKFIKIMKHLRKLNNFNSYLAILSALDSAPIRRLEWQKQTSEGLEEYCTLIDSSSSFRAYRAALAEVEPPCIPYLGLILQDLTFVHLGNPDLIDGKVNFSKRWQQFNILDSMRRFQQVHYDLKRNEDIVCFFNDFSDHLAEEALWELSLKIKPRNITRRKTDREEKT; encoded by the exons ACTCGCAGCGGTCCCACTTGTCCTCTTTCACCATGAAACTGATGGACAAGTTCCACTCTCCCAAGATCAAGAGGACGCCATCCAAGAAGGGCAAGCAGCTGCAGCCGGAGCCAGCCGCCAAGAGTGCCGAAAAACCCGCAAacaag AAGGTCAGCCGGCTGGAGGAGCACGAGAAGGAGGTGGTCAGCGCCCTGCGCTACTTCAAGACCATCGTGGACAAAATGGTCGTGGAGAAGAAGGTGCTTGAGATGCTTCCCGGCTCGGCCAGCAAGGTGCTGGAAGCCATCCTGCCTCTGGTTCAGGTGGAGGCGCGGATACAGCACAG TTCGGCGCTCTCTTCCTGCCATAACCGGGTGTACCAGAGCCTGGCCAACCTCATCCGTTGGGCGGACCAGGTGATGCTGGATGGCATCgacctggaggacaaggagaacGTGGCGTCCGTCACCAGCGTCATCAAAGCCGTCCTGGATGGAGTCAAG GAATTGGTGAAGCTGACCATAGAGAAGCAGGAGCAGCCGTCACCCACCACCCCGAACAAACCGGCACCACCTGCCATCGCGGCGGAGAG CGCGTCGTCGGAGAAGCCCTCGATCGATCGGGAGCAGGAGGTCTCGAAAAAGACGGCTCCGGCAGCGGCTCCCGCAGTGGCTGCCACGGACGTGCCAGATGAGGACGTGGCCCCTCCCAAACCCCCCCTTCCAGAAGCCAAAATGGCAGAGCTCAG ccctccgccagctctcccccCTAAGAAGCGCCAGTCGGCCCCTTCGCCGACCCGGGTCGCCGTGGTCGCCCCGATGAGCCGCGGCTCCAGCCTGCCTTGCAGCGTCCACAGACAG CAGCAGGACTATGAGCAGGAGTTCCTCCAGAGGCGTTTCTCTGGAGGGAGCCAGTCCTACGGGGGGGATTCCCCGCGCCTCTCTCCGTGCAGCAGCATGGGGAAACTTAGTAAGTCTGACGAACAGCTCTCGTCCATGGAGCAGGACAGCGGTCAGTGTTCTCGTAACACCAGCTGTGAGACGCTAG ACAACACGGAGACTTACGACCCGGATTACGACTTCCTCCACCAGGACTTGTCAGCTGGGGAAaacctcccccccatccccgtGGGAGGGTGCCTGAGCCCCCTGCCCGAGTCGCACAGCGAGTCCTCCTCCCCGGTCCCCGGACAGCATCCCTCGCATCCCCGCTTCAGTGCCCCCccctcgcagcagcagcagcagccagaatACTGGACCCCGCAGCCCAATCAACCCAACCCCTTACGCTCCTGCCGCGTCAGCgcgccccccgccctcccccagaAGAAGCGGCGCAGCACCCAGAACTCGCCGTTCCCCGACGCGGGCTCCAGGGTGCTGTACGAGCGCTACCCCTCCCAATATGACAACATGTCGGAAGAGGAGCTGCACCCCACGCCGCCATTCCCCCTTTTCACGCCCATCTCCCCCATGCCCCAGACCAACGGGGGCGTGTTCGTCGCCCACTACATCGCCGGCGAGCATGCGGACGTCCCCAGCAGCCCGCCTCCGCTGCcggaaaagaaaagcagacaca TTCTCCAGTACATGCAGTTTGTGGAAGACTACTCGGAGCCGCAGCCCTCCATGTTCTACCAGATGCCGCAGAGCGAGAGCATCTACGAGCAGCGCAACAAGCGCTTCCAGGAGGTCTACGGCTTCAACGACTCCTTCAGCAGCACCGACTCGGTCCACGAGCCGGTGCTGCCCCCGGCGTTGCCCCCGAAACAAAGGCAGCTG GCCTCccactcttcctccccctcttcctcctcctcctcttccctctcctGCCACCTCCAGCCGTCTGTAGCGGCCATGGAGGAGGCGGGCTCTGCGCTGGGCCTCAGCATGTCCGTTTCTAACTCCTACCTGATTGGCCAAGCTTCTTTGATCACACCCACG AGCTTGGACCAGGTTGCGTTGACCAACGCCACCGTCCTGGATGGCGGTGGGGACGGGCCCAGCGGTTCCCTGGCCGGCTCGCTGGGCTCCGTGGCCGTCTGTCTTCCTTCCGAGTCGCCTCTCACTGACTCGCTCCACGCCTCAGCG AGCGAGTGCGCAAACGACGAGGCCGGGGAGGGGGAGTACGTCAACTTGTACTCGTCCAGCCGGGCCAACGGGGAgctgcctctctccctccga GAAACGATCACAGCGGACGACGTACTTCAAGACCCCGCCCCTCAAATGCCGTCCACCAATAGCAAAGAGGCTTTGGACAAGGATAG GAGGCAGAAGACAACAGAGTCGGCAGGGAGCGACGAGGAAGACGTGGACGAGCTCTCCCTCATAGACCACAAGGAGATCATGAGCAGGATAACACTAAAACAGGAA AACGACGACGGCCCCGACGTCCGTGCGGGATCAGGAGACATTCTGTTAGTCCACGCGACAGAAACGGACCGCAAAG ATCTCGTTTTGTACTGTGAAGCCTTTCTGACGACTTATAGGACTTTTATAACCCCCGAGGACCTCATTAAGAAGCTACACTACAG ATACACCAGGTTCTGCCACAGTCCGGACACCTTCAAGAAGCGCGTCAGCAAGAACACTTTCTTTGTGCTGGTTCGTGTGGTGGATGAGCTGTG CCTGGTGGAGCTGACGGAGGACATCTTGAAACAGCTGATGGACCTGGTGTTTACGCTGGTGTGCAACGGCGAGCTCAGCCTCGCCCGCGTGCTCCGCAAGAACATCCTGGATAAGGTGGAGCAGAGGAAGCTGCTGCGCTACACCAACTCGCTCAAGCCGCTCGCCGCCCGAGGGGTCTCCGCAAG GCCCGGCACGCTCCACGACTTCCGCAGTCACGAGATTGCGGATCAGCTCACTCTTCTCGATGCCGAACTCTTCTATAAGATCGAG ATTCCCGAGGTGCTGCTCTGGGCCAAGGAGCAGAATGAGGAGAAGAGTCCCAACCTGACCCAGTTCACGGAGCACTTTAACAACATGAGCTACTG GGTCCGCTCGTTGATAATTCAGCAGGAGAAAGCTCAGGACCGAGAGAAGCTGCTTCTCAAGTTCATAAAGATAATGAAG CACTTAAGAAAGTTGAATAATTTCAACTCCTACCTAGCGATTCTGTCCGCTCTGGACTCGGCCCCCATCCGGAGATTGGAGTGGCAGAAGCAGACGTCAGAG GGACTGGAGGAATATTGCACGTTGATTGACAGCTCCTCGTCGTTCAGAGCGTACCGAGCTGCTCTGGCTGAGGTGGAGCCCCCGTGCATCCCCTACCT GGGTCTCATTCTGCAGGACTTGACCTTCGTCCACCTGGGGAACCCTGACCTCATCGACGGGAAGGTCAACTTCTCCAAACGCTGGCAGCAGTTCAACATTCTGGACAGCATGCGGCGCTTCCAGCAAGT GCACTATGACCTGAAGCGCAACGAGGACATTGTCTGTTTCTTCAACGACTTCAGTGACCACCTGGCGGAGGAGGCCCTGTGGGAGCTGTCGCTAAAGATCAAGCCCAGGAACATCACCAGGCGCAAGACGGACCGCGAGGAGAAGACCTAG
- the rapgef1b gene encoding rap guanine nucleotide exchange factor 1b isoform X20 encodes MSGKIESKQDSQRSHLSSFTMKLMDKFHSPKIKRTPSKKGKQLQPEPAAKSAEKPANKKVSRLEEHEKEVVSALRYFKTIVDKMVVEKKVLEMLPGSASKVLEAILPLVQVEARIQHSSALSSCHNRVYQSLANLIRWADQVMLDGIDLEDKENVASVTSVIKAVLDGVKELVKLTIEKQEQPSPTTPNKPAPPAIAAESSASSEKPSIDREQEVSKKTAPAAAPAVAATDVPDEDVAPPKPPLPEAKMAELSPPPALPPKKRQSAPSPTRVAVVAPMSRGSSLPCSVHRQQQDYEQEFLQRRFSGGSQSYGGDSPRLSPCSSMGKLNNTETYDPDYDFLHQDLSAGENLPPIPVGGCLSPLPESHSESSSPVPGQHPSHPRFSAPPSQQQQQPEYWTPQPNQPNPLRSCRVSAPPALPQKKRRSTQNSPFPDAGSRVLYERYPSQYDNMSEEELHPTPPFPLFTPISPMPQTNGGVFVAHYIAGEHADVPSSPPPLPEKKSRHILQYMQFVEDYSEPQPSMFYQMPQSESIYEQRNKRFQEVYGFNDSFSSTDSVHEPVLPPALPPKQRQLSECANDEAGEGEYVNLYSSSRANGELPLSLRETITADDVLQDPAPQMPSTNSKEALDKDRRQKTTESAGSDEEDVDELSLIDHKEIMSRITLKQENDDGPDVRAGSGDILLVHATETDRKDLVLYCEAFLTTYRTFITPEDLIKKLHYRYTRFCHSPDTFKKRVSKNTFFVLVRVVDELCLVELTEDILKQLMDLVFTLVCNGELSLARVLRKNILDKVEQRKLLRYTNSLKPLAARGVSARPGTLHDFRSHEIADQLTLLDAELFYKIEIPEVLLWAKEQNEEKSPNLTQFTEHFNNMSYWVRSLIIQQEKAQDREKLLLKFIKIMKHLRKLNNFNSYLAILSALDSAPIRRLEWQKQTSEGLEEYCTLIDSSSSFRAYRAALAEVEPPCIPYLGLILQDLTFVHLGNPDLIDGKVNFSKRWQQFNILDSMRRFQQVHYDLKRNEDIVCFFNDFSDHLAEEALWELSLKIKPRNITRRKTDREEKT; translated from the exons ACTCGCAGCGGTCCCACTTGTCCTCTTTCACCATGAAACTGATGGACAAGTTCCACTCTCCCAAGATCAAGAGGACGCCATCCAAGAAGGGCAAGCAGCTGCAGCCGGAGCCAGCCGCCAAGAGTGCCGAAAAACCCGCAAacaag AAGGTCAGCCGGCTGGAGGAGCACGAGAAGGAGGTGGTCAGCGCCCTGCGCTACTTCAAGACCATCGTGGACAAAATGGTCGTGGAGAAGAAGGTGCTTGAGATGCTTCCCGGCTCGGCCAGCAAGGTGCTGGAAGCCATCCTGCCTCTGGTTCAGGTGGAGGCGCGGATACAGCACAG TTCGGCGCTCTCTTCCTGCCATAACCGGGTGTACCAGAGCCTGGCCAACCTCATCCGTTGGGCGGACCAGGTGATGCTGGATGGCATCgacctggaggacaaggagaacGTGGCGTCCGTCACCAGCGTCATCAAAGCCGTCCTGGATGGAGTCAAG GAATTGGTGAAGCTGACCATAGAGAAGCAGGAGCAGCCGTCACCCACCACCCCGAACAAACCGGCACCACCTGCCATCGCGGCGGAGAG cagCGCGTCGTCGGAGAAGCCCTCGATCGATCGGGAGCAGGAGGTCTCGAAAAAGACGGCTCCGGCAGCGGCTCCCGCAGTGGCTGCCACGGACGTGCCAGATGAGGACGTGGCCCCTCCCAAACCCCCCCTTCCAGAAGCCAAAATGGCAGAGCTCAG ccctccgccagctctcccccCTAAGAAGCGCCAGTCGGCCCCTTCGCCGACCCGGGTCGCCGTGGTCGCCCCGATGAGCCGCGGCTCCAGCCTGCCTTGCAGCGTCCACAGACAG CAGCAGGACTATGAGCAGGAGTTCCTCCAGAGGCGTTTCTCTGGAGGGAGCCAGTCCTACGGGGGGGATTCCCCGCGCCTCTCTCCGTGCAGCAGCATGGGGAAACTTA ACAACACGGAGACTTACGACCCGGATTACGACTTCCTCCACCAGGACTTGTCAGCTGGGGAAaacctcccccccatccccgtGGGAGGGTGCCTGAGCCCCCTGCCCGAGTCGCACAGCGAGTCCTCCTCCCCGGTCCCCGGACAGCATCCCTCGCATCCCCGCTTCAGTGCCCCCccctcgcagcagcagcagcagccagaatACTGGACCCCGCAGCCCAATCAACCCAACCCCTTACGCTCCTGCCGCGTCAGCgcgccccccgccctcccccagaAGAAGCGGCGCAGCACCCAGAACTCGCCGTTCCCCGACGCGGGCTCCAGGGTGCTGTACGAGCGCTACCCCTCCCAATATGACAACATGTCGGAAGAGGAGCTGCACCCCACGCCGCCATTCCCCCTTTTCACGCCCATCTCCCCCATGCCCCAGACCAACGGGGGCGTGTTCGTCGCCCACTACATCGCCGGCGAGCATGCGGACGTCCCCAGCAGCCCGCCTCCGCTGCcggaaaagaaaagcagacaca TTCTCCAGTACATGCAGTTTGTGGAAGACTACTCGGAGCCGCAGCCCTCCATGTTCTACCAGATGCCGCAGAGCGAGAGCATCTACGAGCAGCGCAACAAGCGCTTCCAGGAGGTCTACGGCTTCAACGACTCCTTCAGCAGCACCGACTCGGTCCACGAGCCGGTGCTGCCCCCGGCGTTGCCCCCGAAACAAAGGCAGCTG AGCGAGTGCGCAAACGACGAGGCCGGGGAGGGGGAGTACGTCAACTTGTACTCGTCCAGCCGGGCCAACGGGGAgctgcctctctccctccga GAAACGATCACAGCGGACGACGTACTTCAAGACCCCGCCCCTCAAATGCCGTCCACCAATAGCAAAGAGGCTTTGGACAAGGATAG GAGGCAGAAGACAACAGAGTCGGCAGGGAGCGACGAGGAAGACGTGGACGAGCTCTCCCTCATAGACCACAAGGAGATCATGAGCAGGATAACACTAAAACAGGAA AACGACGACGGCCCCGACGTCCGTGCGGGATCAGGAGACATTCTGTTAGTCCACGCGACAGAAACGGACCGCAAAG ATCTCGTTTTGTACTGTGAAGCCTTTCTGACGACTTATAGGACTTTTATAACCCCCGAGGACCTCATTAAGAAGCTACACTACAG ATACACCAGGTTCTGCCACAGTCCGGACACCTTCAAGAAGCGCGTCAGCAAGAACACTTTCTTTGTGCTGGTTCGTGTGGTGGATGAGCTGTG CCTGGTGGAGCTGACGGAGGACATCTTGAAACAGCTGATGGACCTGGTGTTTACGCTGGTGTGCAACGGCGAGCTCAGCCTCGCCCGCGTGCTCCGCAAGAACATCCTGGATAAGGTGGAGCAGAGGAAGCTGCTGCGCTACACCAACTCGCTCAAGCCGCTCGCCGCCCGAGGGGTCTCCGCAAG GCCCGGCACGCTCCACGACTTCCGCAGTCACGAGATTGCGGATCAGCTCACTCTTCTCGATGCCGAACTCTTCTATAAGATCGAG ATTCCCGAGGTGCTGCTCTGGGCCAAGGAGCAGAATGAGGAGAAGAGTCCCAACCTGACCCAGTTCACGGAGCACTTTAACAACATGAGCTACTG GGTCCGCTCGTTGATAATTCAGCAGGAGAAAGCTCAGGACCGAGAGAAGCTGCTTCTCAAGTTCATAAAGATAATGAAG CACTTAAGAAAGTTGAATAATTTCAACTCCTACCTAGCGATTCTGTCCGCTCTGGACTCGGCCCCCATCCGGAGATTGGAGTGGCAGAAGCAGACGTCAGAG GGACTGGAGGAATATTGCACGTTGATTGACAGCTCCTCGTCGTTCAGAGCGTACCGAGCTGCTCTGGCTGAGGTGGAGCCCCCGTGCATCCCCTACCT GGGTCTCATTCTGCAGGACTTGACCTTCGTCCACCTGGGGAACCCTGACCTCATCGACGGGAAGGTCAACTTCTCCAAACGCTGGCAGCAGTTCAACATTCTGGACAGCATGCGGCGCTTCCAGCAAGT GCACTATGACCTGAAGCGCAACGAGGACATTGTCTGTTTCTTCAACGACTTCAGTGACCACCTGGCGGAGGAGGCCCTGTGGGAGCTGTCGCTAAAGATCAAGCCCAGGAACATCACCAGGCGCAAGACGGACCGCGAGGAGAAGACCTAG